A DNA window from Hordeum vulgare subsp. vulgare chromosome 1H, MorexV3_pseudomolecules_assembly, whole genome shotgun sequence contains the following coding sequences:
- the LOC123426832 gene encoding coleoptile phototropism protein 1-like, which translates to MNPPSPTQCSSSPSSRATVEPTGAHYSSPDPRRSTTATGTPPRGASDDPCVAISDVDAFARTIAAIRSKPQAAAAATSPSSDHLASVLSHYAARWLPDVAASSPSGRFQLPPESPTATWLKKRLLLESLVAALPPDDATGEDRDDGIACDFLLRLLRAGSMVGADAALLGDLEARAARRLDQASLGAVMIPAFGLQGLGHGAAARDRHHPTTTRPPCATLLDVPLVLRLVRGFLREGAKAGGGGAAAARVAKLVDAYLSEAALEAGLRPAEFGELARAVPAYARAADDGLYRAVDTYLKAHPHASKEERRALCRLIDARKLSTEAAAHAVQNDRLPVRCVVQVLFSEHGSKLSRLADWSGSFRSLQNRSPGALDLTSSSAAAARCPSKREVVSQNHELRRLREDISRLQVQCHALQAQVERLSSDRRRRGLFKWGAFLFGGGGGGADAARVDDSDSGMERTPLSGSKARAAAAAALTPATGTPTVARWRRSHS; encoded by the exons ATGAACCCTCCGTCGCCAACCCAATGCTCCAGCTCTCCGTCCTCGCGCGCCACCGTCGAGCCTACCGGCGCCCATTATTCCTCGCCGGACCCAAGGCGCTCCACCACCGCCACGGGCACGCCCCCGCGTGGCGCCAGCGACGACCCGTGCGTCGCCATTAGTGACGTTGACGCCTTCGCGCGCACCATCGCCGCCATCCGGTCCAAGCCCCAGGCTGCGGCAGCGGCAACCTCGCCCTCCTCCGACCACCTCGCCTCCGTGCTCTCCCACTACGCGGCCAGGTGGCTCCCGGATGTTGCCGCCTCGTCCCCCTCTGGGCGCTTCCAGCTGCCCCCGGAGAGCCCGACCGCCACGTGGCTCAAGAAGCGGCTCCTGCTCGAGTCCCTCGTCGCCGCGCTCCCGCCCGACGACGCCACCGGCGAAGACAGGGACGACGGCATTGCGTGCGACTTCCTCCTCCGCCTGCTCCGCGCCGGGAGCATGGTGGGGGCCGACGCGgcgctgctgggagacctcgaggCCCGCGCGGCGCGGAGGCTCGACCAGGCGTCGCTCGGCGCCGTCATGATCCCGGCGTTCGGCCTGCAGGGTCTCGGCCACGGCGCCGCCGCCCGCGACCGCCACCACCCCACGACGACGCGCCCGCCGTGCGCGACGCTGCTGGACGTGCCCCTTGTGCTTCGTCTGGTCCGCGGGTTCCTGCGGGAGGGCGCaaaggcgggcggcggcggcgcggcggccgcCAGGGTGGCGAAGCTGGTAGACGCGTACCTCTCCGAGGCGGCGCTAGAGGCCGGGCTGCGGCCGGCGGAGTTCGGGGAGCTCGCGCGAGCCGTGCCAGCGTACGCCCGCGCCGCCGACGACGGACTGTACCGCGCCGTGGACACCTACCTTAAG GCGCACCCGCACGCGAGCAAGGAGGAGCGCCGGGCGCTGTGCCGGCTGATCGACGCGCGCAAGCTGTCGACGGAGGCGGCGGCGCACGCTGTGCAGAACGATCGCCTTCCGGTGCGCTGCGTGGTCCAGGTGCTCTTCTCCGAGCACGGCAGCAAgctcagccgcctcgccgactggAGCGGTTCCTTCCGCTCCCTGCAGAACAGGAGCCCCGGCGCCCTCGATCTCACCTCCTCGTCCGCCGCCGCTGCCCGGTGCCCGTCCAAGCGCGAGGTCGTCTCGCAGAACCACGAGCTCCGTCGCCTCCGCGAGGACATCTCCCGGCTCCAG gTGCAATGCCACGCGCTGCAGGCGCAGGTGGAGCGGCTGAGCTCCgacaggcggcggcgggggctgtTCAAGTGGGGAGCGTTCCTgttcggtggcggcggcggcggcgcggacgCGGCGAGGGTGGACGACTCCGACAGCGGCATGGAAAGGACGCCGCTCAGCGGGTCGAAGGCCCGCGCTGCCGCAGCCGCAGCGTTGACGCCAGCGACGGGCACTCCCACGGTGGCGAGGTGGCGCAGGTCGCACTCGTGA